GCGCGCTCAACGGGGGGGATGCCGCGCAGCGCCTGCCCCTCGCCGACTGGGGCCTGCTGGCGGTGCTGCCTCTGCTCCTTGCCGCGGCCGCCTTGCTGGCGACGCGCCTCACGATCCTCCGCCAGTTGCGGCGAGCCATCTGATGATCCGCCTGATCGCCACCCTCCTGCTGTTCTGGGCGCTCGGCTTCGCGCTGTTCGCGACCACGCTGCCGCACCCGGCCGACGATCGCGTGACGGACGGGATCGTCGTGCTGACGGGCGGCCCCGGCCGCGTCCAGCGCGGCGTGCAGCTGCTGGAGGCGGGCCGGGCGAAGCGCATGCTCGTCTCCGGTGTCGACCGGCAGGTTCGCCCCGCCGAACTCGCCACGATCAATCGCTTCCCCCACGCCTTGCTCTCGCGCATCGATCTCGGCGCGGACGCGGTCGATACGCGCACCAATGCGGACGAGGCGGCGGCGTGGGTCAGTTCCTATCGCTTCCACACGATCCGGCTGGTCACGACCGACTGGCACATGCGCCGCGCCCGGCTGGAGCTGGAGCAGCAGATGCCGCGCGACGTGGTGATGCTGCCCGATGCGATCCCCAGCACGCCGAACCTGCTCGCTCTGGTGCGCGAATATAATAAATATCTGCTCCGCCGGGGCGCCACGCTGATCGGGCGCTGAGCGGCGGCGCAGTCGCGTCTCCGACGCTCTGGGCTCCCGCTTTCGCGAGAGCATGGATGCGTGAGATGGGGTCTGTTCCCATCCAACCTAACGCACGGCCCGCCTTCCCGTTAAAGGCTCATGGGTGACC
This DNA window, taken from Sphingomonas sp. AP4-R1, encodes the following:
- a CDS encoding YdcF family protein is translated as MMIRLIATLLLFWALGFALFATTLPHPADDRVTDGIVVLTGGPGRVQRGVQLLEAGRAKRMLVSGVDRQVRPAELATINRFPHALLSRIDLGADAVDTRTNADEAAAWVSSYRFHTIRLVTTDWHMRRARLELEQQMPRDVVMLPDAIPSTPNLLALVREYNKYLLRRGATLIGR